The DNA region TGCTATTTAGAAAAAAATATACTAATAATTGGATTGCTATTTTGGATTTTGGTTCACAATACACCCAGTTAATTGCCAGAAGGATAAGAGAATTAAATATTTATTCTGAAATCTTCCCTTATAATATTGATTTTTTAGAATTAAAAAAGAATAATCCGAAAGGTATTATTTTATCAGGAGGACCTGATAGTGTTGTAAATAAAAAGGCTCCTGTTATTGAACAAAAAATATTTTCTTTAAATGTACCTATATTAGGAATTTGCTATGGAATGCAACTTTTAGTGAAGATGATGGGAGGCAAAGTTACCAAATCTAAAAATTCTGAATATGGAAATACTCTTATTTGTATTTTATCAAAAGGGGAAAGTAGTATATTTTACAACTTACCAGAAAAAATAAATACCTGGATGAGTCATAACGATATAATTAAAACAGTCCCTTCCGAATTTAAAATTAGTGCAATCAGCCAGGCAAACAATATTGCTGCTTTACATGATGAGGATAAGAAATTATATGGTGTTCAATTTCATCCAGAAGTAACTCATACTGAATATGGTAAGGATATCTTATATAACTTTACACGACGTATATGTCATTGTTCACCCGAATGGACTAATAATGTTTTTATTGAAGATACTATTCATAATATAAAGCAAGAGGTTGGAGATGGTAATGTTGTGGCAGGCGTAAGTGGAGGAATTGACTCCCTTGTTGCTGCACTGTTAACTTGTAAAGCTATTGGAAACCAGCTGCATTGTATATTTATAAATACTGGTCTGATGAGAAAAAATGAAGAAGAAGAAATTAAACAGGTTTTTAAAGAGAATATTAAAATCAATTTGCATATCTATGATTATGCTCAAAGTTTTATTAAATCTTTAAATGGAATTGTGGATCCCGAAGAGAAAAGAAGAACTATCGGGAATCTTTTTATAAAAATATTTGAGGAAAAAGCTAAAAGAATAGGGAAAGTAACCCATCTTTTACAGGGAACACTCTACCCTGATGTAATTGAAAGTTCGCCTGTCTTAGGTCCATCAGTAAAGATAAAATCGCATCACAATGTTGGTGGTTTACCAGAAAAAATGGATTTAAAACTTTTAGAACCATTAAGAAATTTGTTTAAAGACGAGGTTCGAAGAATTGGGAAAAGTTTAGGAATACCAGAAAAAATAATCTGGAGACAACCCTTTCCTGGTCCTGGTCTGGCAATAAGAGTAATTGGGGAAGTTAATTATGAGAAATTATCTATTTTAAGGGAAGCAGATGATATTATAAGAAAAGAAATACATAAAGAAGGATGGCATAAAAAGCTGTGGCAATACTTTGGAATACTGCTTCCTGTAAAATCAGTTGGAGTTATGGGTGATTT from Atribacterota bacterium includes:
- the guaA gene encoding glutamine-hydrolyzing GMP synthase; protein product: MLFRKKYTNNWIAILDFGSQYTQLIARRIRELNIYSEIFPYNIDFLELKKNNPKGIILSGGPDSVVNKKAPVIEQKIFSLNVPILGICYGMQLLVKMMGGKVTKSKNSEYGNTLICILSKGESSIFYNLPEKINTWMSHNDIIKTVPSEFKISAISQANNIAALHDEDKKLYGVQFHPEVTHTEYGKDILYNFTRRICHCSPEWTNNVFIEDTIHNIKQEVGDGNVVAGVSGGIDSLVAALLTCKAIGNQLHCIFINTGLMRKNEEEEIKQVFKENIKINLHIYDYAQSFIKSLNGIVDPEEKRRTIGNLFIKIFEEKAKRIGKVTHLLQGTLYPDVIESSPVLGPSVKIKSHHNVGGLPEKMDLKLLEPLRNLFKDEVRRIGKSLGIPEKIIWRQPFPGPGLAIRVIGEVNYEKLSILREADDIIRKEIHKEGWHKKLWQYFGILLPVKSVGVMGDLRTYEYAVVLRIVTSNDGMTADWAKIPYDLLAKISNKIINQVHGINRVLFDISSKPPATIEWE